A part of Ammoniphilus sp. CFH 90114 genomic DNA contains:
- a CDS encoding voltage-gated chloride channel family protein: MFNTLSRWIFCGALIGVIIGSTTAFLLTTNDFLGNIREQNFWLIYFLPLGGIMIGYMYMKYGKESNNDAGKGNNLVIDGVHGKARVIRRMGPIVYLGTFITVFLGGSTGREGAAIQMGGSVAQSVNQFFKINPIDRKILLMSGISAGFGAAFGTPITGAVFGMEMAAIGKMKYEALVPCLVASFVGHYVTEIAWGVKHESFQIQTVPEHSVWVFLNVVLVSILFGLIALAYCQLRHEIQTVTEKYFKKNHMIRAFVGGVIIVALTVIIGSQDYNGRGLQMLEQSFKEEVPPFAFLAKLIFTAISMGSGFVGGEAIPLFFMGATLGNTLYSFINLPLSFLAALGLICVFSGGANTPIAAFLLSVEMFDGKGIEYFFIACFVSYLVSGHHGLWPSQTMYEPKSRLYQVLSGETIDQFERKKQN; encoded by the coding sequence ATGTTTAATACTCTATCTAGATGGATCTTTTGCGGAGCTCTCATTGGTGTAATCATTGGTTCAACAACTGCCTTTCTTTTAACGACGAATGATTTTTTAGGAAATATACGAGAGCAAAATTTTTGGCTGATTTATTTTCTTCCACTTGGAGGAATTATGATCGGTTATATGTACATGAAGTATGGCAAGGAATCAAACAATGATGCGGGGAAAGGAAATAATCTCGTAATTGATGGTGTTCACGGTAAGGCGAGGGTTATACGACGAATGGGTCCCATTGTCTATTTGGGAACTTTTATTACCGTTTTCTTGGGCGGATCAACGGGGAGAGAAGGAGCGGCCATTCAGATGGGAGGAAGTGTAGCTCAATCGGTCAATCAGTTTTTTAAGATCAATCCCATTGATCGGAAAATATTACTGATGAGTGGCATTAGTGCTGGATTCGGGGCCGCGTTCGGAACTCCGATTACAGGGGCTGTGTTTGGCATGGAAATGGCTGCTATAGGAAAAATGAAATATGAGGCCCTGGTACCTTGTCTCGTTGCCAGTTTTGTAGGACATTACGTGACGGAGATTGCTTGGGGAGTGAAACATGAATCGTTCCAGATCCAAACGGTCCCTGAACATTCTGTTTGGGTTTTTCTAAACGTTGTTCTTGTATCTATTCTGTTTGGCCTGATCGCATTGGCTTACTGCCAACTTAGACATGAGATTCAGACTGTAACCGAAAAGTACTTTAAGAAGAATCACATGATACGTGCCTTTGTGGGAGGAGTGATTATTGTTGCTCTAACAGTTATCATTGGTTCTCAGGACTATAACGGACGCGGGTTACAAATGCTTGAGCAATCGTTCAAAGAAGAAGTTCCTCCCTTTGCCTTTCTTGCCAAGCTGATCTTTACAGCTATCTCCATGGGATCGGGCTTTGTCGGTGGGGAAGCTATCCCTTTGTTTTTTATGGGAGCGACCTTAGGGAATACCTTGTACTCCTTCATCAACCTACCGCTATCCTTCCTTGCCGCCCTAGGGTTGATTTGTGTTTTCTCTGGAGGGGCTAATACCCCGATTGCTGCCTTTTTATTAAGTGTGGAGATGTTTGATGGGAAGGGAATCGAATACTTTTTTATAGCTTGCTTCGTCAGTTATCTGGTTTCTGGGCATCATGGACTCTGGCCATCTCAGACGATGTATGAGCCGAAGAGCAGGCTCTATCAGGTGTTGAGTGGTGAAACGATTGATCAGTTTGAAAGAAAGAAACAAAACTAG
- a CDS encoding CD3324 family protein — protein sequence MKYVNATAILPEELILEIQKYIQGETLYIPKPEANYRKWGTRSGGRKMIDQRNTSIRCKFRDGVSISQLAEEYFLSIETIKKIVYSK from the coding sequence ATGAAATATGTAAATGCAACAGCTATTTTACCCGAAGAGTTAATACTAGAAATCCAGAAATATATCCAAGGTGAAACTCTTTATATACCGAAACCAGAAGCCAACTATCGAAAATGGGGAACTCGTTCTGGAGGTAGGAAAATGATCGATCAGAGAAATACTTCAATTCGATGTAAGTTTCGGGATGGAGTGTCCATTTCCCAACTGGCAGAGGAATATTTTCTCTCGATCGAGACGATCAAGAAAATTGTATACTCTAAATAA
- a CDS encoding FusB/FusC family EF-G-binding protein: protein MNEPFIRHHEYNFIKQQTKIMQRTMTTDPKVIEAVRYSAASKVVEMFPEVTGEQKQLLEKISTLKSTDQYQEYLDELAPYVVDFPKVTEKQIKKLFPKNKKLTIPDLSEVDHKSLTYLGWSDIATSKVFMVYPLNGEVVGVEGRFTMANKKDVCSLCKGYGEVALVTAISKAKSSQSIDYYKAVGNYMCIDHHKCNQSITDVTALERFIYSVMG from the coding sequence ATGAACGAACCTTTCATTCGTCATCATGAATATAATTTTATTAAACAACAGACGAAGATTATGCAGCGCACCATGACAACAGATCCTAAAGTCATTGAAGCGGTTAGATATAGTGCAGCGTCGAAAGTAGTAGAAATGTTCCCAGAAGTGACAGGGGAACAAAAGCAATTGCTAGAAAAGATTTCTACACTAAAATCAACAGATCAGTATCAGGAATATCTCGATGAATTAGCTCCATACGTAGTAGACTTCCCGAAAGTGACCGAAAAGCAAATCAAGAAGCTATTCCCCAAGAACAAGAAGCTTACAATTCCGGACCTGTCAGAGGTTGACCACAAGTCATTGACTTATCTAGGTTGGAGTGATATTGCAACTAGTAAAGTGTTTATGGTCTATCCCTTAAACGGTGAGGTCGTAGGAGTGGAGGGTCGCTTCACGATGGCCAATAAAAAGGATGTATGCTCCCTGTGTAAAGGGTACGGAGAAGTCGCTTTAGTGACAGCCATATCCAAGGCGAAGTCTTCCCAGTCCATTGACTATTATAAAGCGGTTGGAAATTACATGTGTATAGATCATCATAAATGTAATCAAAGCATTACCGATGTCACTGCATTGGAAAGATTTATTTATAGTGTGATGGGGTAG
- a CDS encoding aldehyde dehydrogenase — MEDYQALVNKQKQFFRSGKTKEMTYRLDALEKLRNGIREKEESLLHALKADLNKSEFEAYTAEIGVLLEEIRFTIKNLRVWMQPEKVKTPMTHLGSASYIYSEPYGTALIISPWNYPFQLAIAPLIGAIAAGNCAVIKPSELTPRTSEVLGDLISEMFPEEYISVVQGGVETSQALLGEKWDYIFFTGSVPVGKVIMEAAAKHLTPVTLELGGKSPCIVHEDANLKLAAKRTAWGKFMNAGQTCVAPDYLYLHRKIKEEFLRYFQEATEELYGAEPLKNLNYTRIVSEKHFRRLRSFMNNGDIFMGGKVNEEGLAIEPTVLTNITWEDPVMQDEIFGPILPVMEYEQLSEVIEGIHQHPNPLALYIFSESKTTQQEVLNQVSFGGGCVNDTLYHLASPYLPFGGVGNSGMGAYHGKGSFDTFSHKKGVLKQTTRFDIPFRYPNVKDGLKKIKLFLK; from the coding sequence ATGGAAGACTATCAAGCTCTAGTGAATAAACAAAAACAATTTTTTCGCTCCGGAAAAACGAAAGAGATGACTTATCGTCTGGATGCACTAGAAAAGCTTAGGAATGGGATTCGGGAGAAGGAAGAGTCTCTTCTTCACGCTTTAAAGGCTGATTTAAATAAATCTGAATTCGAAGCTTACACCGCGGAGATTGGTGTGTTGCTAGAAGAGATACGCTTTACGATCAAGAACTTACGTGTTTGGATGCAGCCGGAAAAAGTCAAGACGCCGATGACTCATCTGGGGTCAGCGAGTTACATTTATTCAGAACCCTATGGAACAGCGCTCATTATTTCTCCCTGGAATTATCCGTTTCAACTTGCCATTGCTCCATTAATCGGGGCGATAGCTGCAGGGAATTGTGCAGTGATAAAACCGTCCGAACTGACGCCGAGAACTTCAGAGGTGTTAGGTGATCTGATATCAGAGATGTTTCCTGAAGAGTATATCTCCGTCGTTCAGGGTGGAGTGGAAACAAGTCAAGCACTGCTAGGGGAAAAGTGGGATTACATTTTTTTCACGGGAAGTGTTCCCGTAGGAAAAGTGATTATGGAAGCTGCTGCGAAACATTTAACTCCTGTAACCCTCGAATTAGGGGGGAAAAGTCCTTGTATCGTTCACGAGGACGCTAATCTGAAGCTCGCTGCGAAACGAACTGCGTGGGGGAAGTTTATGAACGCAGGCCAGACTTGCGTTGCTCCAGACTACTTGTACCTTCATCGAAAAATTAAAGAGGAGTTCCTACGGTATTTTCAAGAAGCAACGGAGGAATTGTATGGAGCGGAACCGCTAAAGAACCTGAATTACACACGGATTGTGAGCGAGAAGCACTTTAGACGACTCCGATCGTTCATGAATAATGGGGATATCTTTATGGGGGGTAAAGTGAATGAGGAGGGTTTAGCGATTGAACCCACCGTACTTACGAATATTACGTGGGAAGATCCGGTGATGCAGGATGAAATATTTGGACCCATTCTTCCTGTAATGGAATACGAGCAGCTGTCTGAAGTCATCGAAGGCATCCACCAGCATCCGAATCCCCTTGCCCTCTATATCTTTTCAGAGAGTAAGACCACTCAACAAGAAGTGCTTAATCAGGTTTCTTTTGGTGGGGGGTGTGTGAATGATACGCTCTACCACCTAGCTTCACCTTATCTGCCCTTCGGGGGTGTTGGGAATAGCGGGATGGGCGCCTATCATGGAAAAGGCAGCTTTGATACGTTTTCACATAAAAAAGGTGTCTTAAAACAAACCACCCGCTTCGATATTCCGTTTCGATATCCCAATGTAAAGGATGGGTTGAAGAAGATTAAGCTGTTTTTGAAGTGA
- a CDS encoding DUF421 domain-containing protein, translating into MEVDTDLRFIWKAIVIVIGGVLILRLAGRKSISQLTVAQTVMMVSVGSLIIQPVGDRNIWITLLITILMVLTLLFIEYIVMKSDALESFFYGKSVVVIEDGKLKEDNLRKLRLTVDMLEVRLRQQGVQRISDLQWATIESNGQLGYMLKPEKQYSTKEDIQMLIALLQANLPNLPNLPSQASDANIFKEVNDNGHLQEPPEHLK; encoded by the coding sequence ATGGAAGTGGATACCGATCTGAGATTCATATGGAAGGCCATTGTCATTGTTATTGGGGGCGTGCTGATCCTTCGATTGGCCGGAAGAAAGTCCATTTCGCAATTAACTGTTGCTCAAACGGTGATGATGGTTTCCGTTGGTTCCTTAATCATTCAGCCTGTTGGGGACAGGAATATCTGGATTACCCTGTTGATTACGATTCTAATGGTACTGACTCTTCTATTCATTGAATACATCGTCATGAAGTCAGATGCCCTAGAATCGTTTTTCTACGGTAAATCGGTAGTGGTAATAGAGGATGGAAAACTTAAGGAAGACAATCTACGAAAACTACGTCTAACCGTGGACATGCTGGAGGTCCGGTTGAGGCAGCAGGGAGTTCAGAGAATTAGTGATTTACAATGGGCAACGATCGAGTCAAACGGACAACTGGGATATATGCTTAAGCCTGAAAAACAATATTCCACGAAGGAAGATATTCAGATGTTGATAGCGTTGCTGCAAGCCAACCTTCCAAACCTACCGAACTTGCCGAGTCAAGCCTCTGACGCTAACATTTTTAAAGAAGTGAACGATAATGGACACCTTCAAGAACCGCCAGAACATCTGAAATGA
- a CDS encoding cell wall metabolism sensor histidine kinase WalK encodes MNFNWLTRFRNWNADLFIHTQTRLTILYSAMIMIFLTLFVTVVYFLVHTVIFYEQERQLQSITDQEMRVLREALRDRKLNQEEINNLNTIRESGNQFFYYVVDPRGRVIFGDAFISRLQPKLLQLVDGWIPHSQEIRYGTIKNSPPPRRGFDPQSPKGRELHLMMAGRTIYQGDQLVAVFYTGKEVSFINELMNLLLIILVILGILFFGVALWLSYFMSKRAMIPIRKSFDRQREFVADASHELRTPLSILHSSLDVVKMEDEAQLSDFSRNVLNNMKDEIKRMTKLVSDLLTLARSDSGTPELKVETFDFVPSVEQLISSTQTLAQSNGIELHLQTPPTLIIQGDQERLKQLLYILLDNAIKYSPSGGVVNITISNEMMEKQRALRIMVQDTGVGIPAEDQDRIFDRFYRVDKNRSRQAGGTGLGLAIAKWIVEAHRGTIQVSSIPGEGTTFTVIIPMNR; translated from the coding sequence TTGAATTTTAATTGGTTAACTCGATTCCGAAATTGGAATGCAGATCTCTTTATTCACACTCAAACTCGATTAACCATACTCTACAGTGCCATGATCATGATTTTTCTCACTCTCTTTGTAACGGTGGTTTACTTCCTAGTTCATACGGTCATTTTTTATGAACAAGAAAGGCAACTGCAGTCCATCACGGATCAGGAGATGAGGGTGCTGCGGGAAGCCTTAAGGGATCGTAAACTGAACCAGGAAGAAATAAATAATCTCAATACGATTAGAGAAAGCGGCAATCAATTCTTTTATTATGTAGTTGATCCTAGAGGACGCGTGATCTTCGGTGACGCTTTTATATCGCGGTTACAACCTAAACTATTGCAACTTGTTGACGGATGGATTCCTCATTCGCAAGAGATTCGGTATGGAACCATAAAGAACTCACCGCCTCCCCGCCGCGGGTTTGACCCTCAATCACCTAAAGGGCGCGAACTCCATCTCATGATGGCAGGTCGGACGATTTATCAGGGAGATCAATTGGTAGCTGTATTTTATACCGGTAAAGAGGTTTCCTTTATTAATGAACTTATGAATTTATTACTCATTATATTGGTGATATTAGGCATCTTGTTTTTTGGTGTAGCTCTCTGGCTTAGCTATTTCATGTCAAAAAGAGCTATGATTCCGATTCGAAAATCATTTGATCGACAGCGAGAGTTTGTCGCAGACGCTTCGCATGAACTCAGAACCCCCCTCAGTATATTGCATTCCTCTCTTGATGTGGTGAAGATGGAGGACGAGGCTCAACTCTCGGATTTCTCACGAAACGTCTTAAACAATATGAAGGATGAAATCAAGCGGATGACAAAACTAGTGAGTGATTTATTGACTCTGGCGCGTTCGGATTCAGGAACGCCTGAATTGAAGGTAGAGACCTTTGATTTCGTTCCATCCGTTGAACAGCTTATCAGCTCTACGCAAACACTTGCCCAGTCGAATGGAATAGAATTGCACTTGCAAACGCCTCCTACACTCATCATTCAGGGTGACCAAGAACGCTTGAAACAATTGCTGTATATCCTGTTGGATAACGCGATTAAATACAGTCCAAGTGGTGGGGTTGTGAACATTACGATTTCTAATGAAATGATGGAAAAGCAACGCGCACTACGAATTATGGTTCAGGATACGGGTGTGGGGATTCCGGCCGAAGACCAGGACCGTATCTTTGATCGATTTTATCGTGTGGATAAAAATAGATCCAGGCAAGCGGGAGGGACGGGCCTAGGGCTCGCCATAGCCAAATGGATTGTAGAAGCCCATCGAGGTACGATTCAGGTCTCAAGCATTCCAGGGGAAGGAACTACTTTTACCGTTATTATTCCTATGAACCGTTAG
- a CDS encoding PilZ domain-containing protein, producing the protein MLGRRKHYRHYFKEYAKGTIEISEIKNRKIVTKKAAILIKDICGNGLRFSTELRFLASDVIIYKFDFLLTNHDLSFHGKIVRRDQLQDGTYEYGVQFIEEHKFLTHIINKLSQKILRNSAS; encoded by the coding sequence GTGTTAGGACGCCGAAAGCATTATCGCCACTACTTCAAAGAATACGCAAAAGGCACAATAGAAATTAGTGAAATTAAAAACCGTAAGATTGTAACAAAAAAAGCAGCAATTTTGATCAAAGATATTTGTGGGAATGGATTACGGTTTTCTACTGAGTTAAGATTTCTTGCTTCGGATGTCATCATCTATAAATTTGACTTTTTACTCACAAATCATGATCTATCCTTTCATGGGAAAATTGTGAGACGTGACCAACTTCAGGATGGAACATATGAATATGGTGTTCAATTTATAGAAGAACATAAATTCCTTACACACATCATTAATAAATTATCTCAAAAGATCTTGAGGAATAGCGCAAGCTAA